In Halobacillus amylolyticus, the following proteins share a genomic window:
- a CDS encoding DUF1648 domain-containing protein, with product MKNQPRIKLPASTFEKFSTLLSFLAIVVAFIYLFIVWTRIPDTIPVHFSVSGEPDRYGGKWSVVALPIISLFIWVTFTMLEKYPHVHNYIVNINENNAGAQYKNAVLMLSMLKLVIVLTFSYLTWASIQIGLGYQESLGLWPMIITLGGTLGVTFYFLIRSLLLK from the coding sequence ATGAAAAACCAACCCCGAATTAAATTGCCTGCCTCTACATTCGAAAAATTCTCTACCCTGCTTTCCTTTCTCGCCATTGTTGTTGCCTTTATTTATTTGTTTATCGTCTGGACTCGCATCCCCGATACCATACCTGTTCATTTTAGTGTAAGTGGAGAACCTGATCGATATGGTGGGAAGTGGTCTGTTGTGGCTCTTCCTATTATTTCTCTATTCATCTGGGTAACCTTTACAATGCTTGAAAAATATCCTCACGTGCATAATTACATCGTCAATATAAATGAAAACAACGCCGGAGCTCAATATAAAAATGCCGTGCTGATGCTGAGTATGTTAAAACTCGTCATTGTTCTAACCTTCTCTTATTTAACTTGGGCCAGCATTCAGATCGGCCTCGGTTATCAGGAAAGTCTAGGATTATGGCCCATGATTATTACGCTTGGAGGAACCTTAGGGGTGACTTTCTACTTCCTTATCCGCTCCCTGCTGTTAAAATAG
- a CDS encoding ABC transporter ATP-binding protein codes for MNETIIQTHGLLKTFKQANAVDRVDITIKKGEIYGFLGPNGAGKTTTIRMLLGLMKPSGGSIQVFNKDLKNHKIDILRKVGSLVESPSYYEHLSGKENLETLRKLLQVPKERIDHVLSVVRLTKDAHRLVKEYSLGMKQRLGIASALLGDPELLILDEPTNGLDPSGIHEMRELIKSMPETYGITVMISSHLLSEIDQMATQVGIISKGRMIYQDSIEKLRSKARPHIRLRVGNGAVAKSKLLKSGYVVESDDDYIYMEDGRDEYISELVATLVNQRIPVYRIEEQRQSLEDIFLDLTREGSGSHAAHSAS; via the coding sequence GTGAATGAAACGATTATTCAAACCCATGGATTGTTAAAAACATTTAAACAGGCAAACGCAGTGGACCGTGTGGATATTACGATTAAAAAAGGGGAGATTTACGGATTCCTCGGTCCTAATGGCGCAGGGAAAACAACAACGATCAGAATGCTGCTGGGACTGATGAAGCCAAGTGGCGGAAGTATTCAGGTGTTTAACAAAGATTTAAAGAATCACAAGATTGATATTCTTCGCAAGGTAGGTTCTCTCGTTGAGTCCCCGTCCTACTATGAACATTTAAGTGGTAAAGAAAACCTGGAAACATTGCGAAAGCTTTTGCAAGTACCAAAGGAGCGAATTGACCATGTATTATCTGTTGTTCGTTTGACAAAAGATGCCCACAGGCTTGTGAAAGAATATTCGCTCGGCATGAAGCAGCGTTTAGGCATTGCTTCGGCCTTACTCGGAGATCCAGAATTGCTTATTTTGGATGAGCCAACGAATGGCCTTGATCCTTCCGGGATACATGAGATGAGGGAATTAATCAAATCGATGCCAGAAACGTATGGGATTACCGTGATGATCTCAAGCCATTTACTGAGTGAGATTGATCAGATGGCGACACAAGTTGGAATCATTTCGAAAGGAAGAATGATTTATCAGGATTCAATTGAAAAGTTAAGGAGCAAAGCTCGTCCGCACATTCGTCTGAGGGTAGGGAACGGGGCTGTGGCCAAATCGAAACTGCTTAAATCAGGATATGTGGTTGAGAGTGATGACGATTATATTTATATGGAAGATGGAAGAGATGAATACATTTCGGAACTTGTAGCCACATTGGTAAACCAGCGGATTCCTGTTTATCGCATTGAGGAACAACGCCAGTCTCTCGAGGATATTTTTCTGGATCTGACAAGGGAAGGGAGCGGGTCACATGCTGCCCATTCTGCGAGCTGA
- a CDS encoding sensor histidine kinase, translating to MKKWLKSLQAKYLLLILLAFLALPISFPFVSMVVYLPATLLEEPNEPYGNHSTFEARWNKEADALSGAEDEQVSARLYELYEEFPDASMFWVNEQGETMETVNYEDSLPEQWSSSYTVQFMKNNYDNDPFTVVSFIGESEENQGFMVVQLDREFIGPPITQLSSFYNYVFGAVILLFMSVFVFLSWLFFKKFHKRLVRLQDAMERKGEAGIPFPVKRSNDDEIGQLEESFNHMIHELEESRQREQQEEKIRRELIANLSHDLRTPLTTIRAALNGVSPEVTSEQGRNKLLSVNNKIDYVSELIDNLFSFTLLTGKKYPYHPEKMEMNRFIRETAAHWYPALEEHEIEVDVQTLDTPIYWNVDPKWMERVFDNLLQNLVRYASDGRYAGLVVTHDTITVEDNGPGMERTADRQGAGIGLSIVELMTREMNVKLAIETNKQGTKVNITKKDADA from the coding sequence ATGAAGAAATGGCTAAAATCGCTGCAAGCAAAATATTTACTCCTTATCTTGCTTGCTTTCCTTGCATTGCCTATATCTTTCCCGTTTGTATCTATGGTTGTCTACCTACCAGCCACCCTTTTGGAAGAACCGAATGAGCCATATGGAAACCATTCGACCTTTGAAGCTAGGTGGAATAAAGAAGCAGATGCCTTAAGCGGGGCGGAAGATGAGCAGGTGAGTGCACGGCTTTATGAACTGTACGAGGAGTTTCCAGATGCATCCATGTTTTGGGTGAACGAACAGGGAGAAACAATGGAAACCGTAAATTATGAGGACTCATTGCCTGAGCAATGGTCATCGTCATACACTGTTCAATTTATGAAAAACAACTATGACAATGATCCGTTTACTGTCGTTTCGTTTATTGGGGAGTCAGAAGAAAATCAAGGTTTCATGGTAGTCCAGCTTGATCGTGAATTCATCGGCCCCCCGATTACACAATTAAGCAGTTTTTACAACTACGTCTTTGGTGCTGTTATCCTCTTGTTTATGAGCGTATTTGTTTTTCTATCATGGCTATTTTTTAAAAAGTTCCATAAGAGGCTTGTAAGATTGCAAGATGCAATGGAACGAAAAGGAGAAGCGGGTATTCCTTTCCCCGTAAAAAGGTCGAACGATGATGAAATCGGTCAACTGGAAGAAAGTTTTAATCATATGATCCATGAGCTCGAAGAAAGTCGGCAGCGCGAGCAACAAGAAGAGAAAATCCGTCGGGAATTGATTGCTAATTTGTCCCATGATTTGCGTACGCCATTGACGACGATCAGAGCAGCATTGAATGGGGTCAGCCCGGAAGTAACAAGTGAACAGGGGCGGAACAAGTTACTGTCCGTCAATAATAAAATCGACTATGTGAGTGAACTGATCGATAATTTATTTTCATTCACCCTTTTGACAGGGAAAAAGTACCCTTATCATCCAGAAAAAATGGAGATGAACCGTTTTATTAGAGAAACAGCTGCACACTGGTATCCAGCGTTAGAAGAGCATGAGATAGAGGTCGATGTGCAAACATTAGATACGCCAATTTATTGGAATGTTGATCCCAAGTGGATGGAGCGCGTGTTTGATAACCTTTTGCAGAATCTTGTGAGGTATGCCTCTGATGGAAGGTATGCTGGATTGGTCGTCACCCATGATACGATAACGGTTGAGGACAACGGTCCAGGGATGGAAAGAACTGCAGATCGGCAGGGGGCAGGAATCGGTTTGTCGATTGTTGAATTAATGACCCGGGAAATGAATGTGAAATTAGCGATAGAAACCAATAAACAAGGTACAAAAGTGAATATCACTAAAAAGGACGCCGATGCTTAA